A section of the Triticum dicoccoides isolate Atlit2015 ecotype Zavitan chromosome 7A, WEW_v2.0, whole genome shotgun sequence genome encodes:
- the LOC119329269 gene encoding auxin response factor 18-like produces the protein MITFVDSAAGERERGDGPRCLDPQLWHACAGGMVQMPPPGSRVYYFPQGHAEHAQGQAGAVDFPPGARLQALVLCRVAAVRFMADPDTDEVFAKIRLVPARSQDAADADDAIAAAAAAQEDKPASFAKTLTQSDANNGGGFSVPRYCAETIFPRLDYSADPPVQTVLAKDVHGVVWKFRHIYRGTPRRHLLTTGWSSFVNQKKLVAGDSIVFMRTENGDLCVGIRRAKKGRIGGPELLPPPSPAAGGNYGGFSMFLRGEEDGGGNKMMGARGKARVRVRPEEVAEAANLAASGQPFDVLYYPRASTPEFCVRAAAVRAAMRTQWCPGMRFKMAFETEDSSRISWFMGTVSAVQVADPIRWPNSPWRLLQVTWDEPDLLQNVKRVSPWLVELVSNMPAIHLAPFSPPRKKLCVPFYPDLPADGQFPAPMFHGNPLGRGGGVGPMCYFPDGTPAGIQGARHAQFGIPLSDLHLNKLQSSLSPHGLHQVDHGGQPPRIAAGLIIGHPAARDDISCMLTIGSHQNNNNNKSDVKKASPQLMLFGKPILTEQQITLGNSGGFSPSAARKSSSEMSAEKSANNSDLPSPQSNQNGTTKNLSCGGVPLCQDNKVLDLGLDIGHCKIFMQSEDVGRTLDLTAVGSYEELYRRLSDMFGMEKAELMSHVFYRDAAGALKHTGDEPFSDFTKTARRLTILTDTSGDSSVAS, from the exons atgatTACGTTCGTGGACTCGGCGGCGGGGGAGCGGGAGAGGGGGGACGGCCCGCGCTGCCTCGACCCGCAGCTCTGGCACGCCTGCGCCGGCGGCATGGTGCAGATGCCGCCGCCCGGCTCCAGGGTCTACTACTTCCCGCAGGGCCACGCGGAGCATGCGCAGGGCCAGGCCGGCGCCGTCGACTTCCCGCCCGGTGCCCGGCTGCAGGCGCTCGTCCTCTGCCGCGTCGCCGCCGTCCGCTTCATGGCCGATCCGGACACCGACGAGGTCTTCGCCAAGATCCGCCTCGTCCCCGCCCGGTCCCAGGACGCCGCCGACGCCGACGACgccattgccgccgccgccgcggcccaggAGGACAAGCCCGCCTCCTTCGCCAAGACGCTCACGCAGTCCGACGCCAACAACGGCGGCGGCTTCTCCGTGCCGCGCTACTGCGCCGAGACCATCTTCCCGCGGCTCGACTACTCCGCCGACCCGCCCGTCCAGACCGTGCTCGCCAAGGACGTGCACGGCGTCGTCTGGAAGTTCCGCCACATCTACCGCGGcacgccgcgccgccacctgcTCACCACGGGGTGGAGCTCCTTCGTCAACCAGAAGAAGCTCGTCGCCGGGGACTCCATCGTCTTCATGAGGACCGAGAACGGGGATCTCTGCGTCGGCATCCGCCGCGCCAAGAAGGGGCGCATCGGCGGCCCGGAGCTGCTGCCCCCGCCCTCGCCGGCGGCGGGCGGCAATTACGGAGGGTTCTCCATGTTCCTCAGgggggaggaggacggcggcggcaaCAAGATGATGGGGGCGAGGGGGAAGGCCAGGGTCAGGGTGCGGCCGGAGGAGGTCGCCGAGGCGGCCAATCTCGCCGCCAGCGGGCAGCCGTTCGACGTGCTCTACTACCCGAGGGCGAGCACGCCGGAGTTCTGCGTGAGGGCGGCCGCGGTCAGGGCGGCGATGCGCACCCAGTGGTGCCCCGGCATGAGGTTCAAGATGGCCTTCGAGACGGAGGACTCGTCCAGGATCAGCTGGTTCATGGGGACTGTGTCGGCCGTGCAGGTGGCCGACCCCATTCGATGGCCCAATTCACCTTGGAGACTTCTTCAG GTGACCTGGGATGAACCGGACCTGCTgcagaatgtgaagagggtgagccCATGGCTGGTTGAGCTGGTCTCAAACATGCCGGCCATTCACCTCGCTCCGTTCTCGCCGCCCCGGAAGAAGCTCTGCGTTCCGTTCTACCCCGACCTCCCGGCCGACGGCCAGTTTCCAGCCCCGATGTTCCACGGAAACCCACTCggacgcggcggcggcgtcggTCCGATGTGCTATTTCCCGGACGGCACTCCTGCAGGCATACAGGGAGCCAGGCATGCTCAATTTGGTATACCTTTATCAGATCTCCACCTTAACAAACTGCAGTCGAGTCTGTCACCGCACGGGCTTCACCAGGTCGATCACGGCGGGCAGCCGCCGAGGATCGCCGCTGGGCTCATCATTGGTCACCCGGCTGCGCGAGACGACATCTCGTGCATGCTCACCATTGGCAGtcaccagaacaacaacaacaacaagtcagaTGTCAAGAAGGCTTCACCCCAGCTGATGCTCTTTGGGAAACCCATACTCACTGAGCAGCAGATCACTTTAGGTAACTCTGGGGGTTTCTCTCCATCTGCTGCTAGGAAGAGCTCCTCTGAAATGAGCGCCGAGAAGTCGGCGAATAACTCTGATCTTCCAAGCCCGCAAAGCAACCAGAACGGCACTACGAAGAACTTGTCCTGCGGAGGAGTTCCATTGTGCCAGGACAACAAGGTACTCGATCTCGGGCTGGATATCGGGCACTGCAAGATATTCATGCAATCAGAGGACGTCGGGCGCACGCTTGATCTCACCGCTGTTGGTTCTTATGAAGAGTTATATCGCCGGCTTTCTGACATGTTCGGCATGGAAAAAGCCGAGCTGATGAGCCATGTTTTCTACCGTGATGCAGCCGGGGCGCTCAAACACACTGGAGATGAACCTTTCAG CGACTTCACGAAGACGGCGCGTAGGCTGACGATACTAACGGACACGAGCGGCGACAGCAGCGTAGCGAGCTAA